Proteins co-encoded in one Ananas comosus cultivar F153 linkage group 15, ASM154086v1, whole genome shotgun sequence genomic window:
- the LOC109721188 gene encoding uncharacterized protein LOC109721188 — MGSKGGDHGLQQELFRCKICLFRSQHKYCSDLYPKAEAYRACNWCLREEGAKHLHYKEENTTIENHNSNNNNNSTSSSSNTITTSNTNGLKLHRGSFASHLNKPIKKQRLLLNRSASDVTERLRTPEEVSPSSLGKGRQAFRGKVRRYKLLEEVSS; from the exons ATGGGGAGCAAAGGCGGCGATCATGGCCTACAGCAGGAGTTATTCCGATGCAAGATTTGCTTATTCCGCTCTCAGCACAA ATACTGCAGTGATCTTTACCCGAAGGCTGAGGCGTATCGCGCGTGCAATTGGTGTCTAAGGGAGGAAGGAGCGAAGCACCTTCATTATAAAGAAGAGAACACTACAATCGAAAACCACAACagtaacaacaacaataactcgACATCTTCTTCCTCTAATACCATCACTACTAGTAACACTAATGGGTTAAAGCTCCATCGCGGGTCGTTCGCTTCGCACCTAAACAAGCCGATAAAGAAGCAAAGACTACTATTGAATCGATCGGCATCGGACGTGACCGAGCGGCTACGAACACCGGAGGAGGTGTCACCGAGCTCATTAGGGAAGGGGAGGCAAGCATTTAGAGGCAAAGTTAGAAGGTATAAGCTCTTAGAAGAGGTATCTAGCTAG